A single region of the Mercenaria mercenaria strain notata chromosome 6, MADL_Memer_1, whole genome shotgun sequence genome encodes:
- the LOC128558089 gene encoding uncharacterized protein LOC128558089 encodes MTPVDLPSSKVDIFSRCNHKEILWIHVSSQVTLSSSCSKRLLDLVKISGEGRGILSLILKDTCLSKETELLKITGDQCQKWNKATVTVLQNFVPNDYSIILKADIRRSFHGSMAIDDVKISKGHCQD; translated from the exons ATGACTCCAGTAGACTTGCCCAG TTCAAAAGTGGATATATTCAGTAGATGCAATCACAAAGAGATATTATGGATACATGTCTCGTCTCAAGTCACATTATCTTCCAGCTGTTCTAAACGGTTGCTTGATTTGGTAAAGATATCTGGAGAAGGACGTGGAATACTATCTTTGATCTTGAAG GACACTTGCTTGAGTAAGGAAACAGAATTGTTAAAAATCACTGGAGACCAGTGTCAAAAGTGGAACAAGGCGACTGTCACTGTATTACAAAATTTCGTTCCAAATGACTACAGCATAATCCTTAAAGCTGATATTCGACGCTCATTCCATGGTTCCATGGCTATAGATGATGTAAAAATCAGCAAAGGACACTGTCAAG ATTGA